Below is a genomic region from Pseudomonas berkeleyensis.
GGCCTGATCGGCATGGCTCGGCGCGCCGACATCAGTTGGTGACGTCGAGCAACTCCAGATCGAACACAAGCGGCGCATGCGGGGGAATCAGGTCTCCCGCCCCTTCTTCACCGTAGGCCTGAGCCGACGGCACCACCAGCCGCCAATGGGCACCTTTGGGCATCTGCAGCAGCGCGCTACGCCAGCCGGCGATCAGACTGTCCAGACGAAACCATTGCGGTGAGCTGCTCTCATCGAAAACGCTGCCGTCGGCCAGGGTGCCGCGGTAGCGCACCTGCACCCGGCTGCTGGAGGTAGGTTTGGCGCCGCTCCCGGCGCGCAGCTCCGTGATCAGTACCCCGTTGTCGAGCGCCCGTACATTGGGCAACGCACGTTGCTCGGCGAGAAAGTGTTGTTCCACTTCGACGGCTCTGGCGTGATGTTGCGGGCTGGCGGCGATGCTGGCTTCGTGAGCATCGAGCAGTTGCTCGATGCGCGCCTCCGGGAGCCGCAATGGCTTGCCTTCATAGGCCTGGCGCAGGCCTTCGAGCAGATCGTTCAGGGGCAGATCCGGTACTTCGTCCTGCAAGCGCTCACCCAGACGTACGCCAAGGCTGTAGGCCAGATCCTGCCTCTGCTGGTCGGCCTGAGCGCCGAGGCTGCAGCAGATGGCGAGGGCGGCGAATACGGCGCGGCTCATGACGATGTCTCCCGATCAAGATGCTAGGGGCTGTTGAGGTTGTGCAGCGACATGAGGTTCGCCGGCACCTCAAAGGTCTTGGCGATTATGCCAGTGCAGGCCGGCATCTGCTTTAGATCGTCTAAAGGCCTATGGCGAGGGCTCGCGCCTGCGTCTAGTATGGGCGCATCCACATCCGCCTGGAGGCGCGCCATGTCGGCCAAGAAGAAGTCCATCACTACCCCGCTGCATTTGCTTCATCAACTGTCTGCCAGCCTGCTCGAACATCTGGAAGGCGCTTGCTCACAAGCGTTGGTCGATGCCGAGAAACTCCTCGCCAAGCTCGAGAAACAGCGCGGCAAGGCCCAGGAAAAACTGCACAAGGCCCGCAGCAAGCTGCAGGACGCCGCAGTGGCCGGCAAAGCCAAGGCGCAGGCCAAGGCCAAGGATGCAGTCGCTGAGCTGGAGGAGCTGCTCGATGCACTCAAGTCCAGTCAGAGCGAGACCCGCACCTATATCGCCCAACTCAAGCGTGACGCGCAGGAAAGCCTGAAGC
It encodes:
- a CDS encoding FKBP-type peptidyl-prolyl cis-trans isomerase; protein product: MSRAVFAALAICCSLGAQADQQRQDLAYSLGVRLGERLQDEVPDLPLNDLLEGLRQAYEGKPLRLPEARIEQLLDAHEASIAASPQHHARAVEVEQHFLAEQRALPNVRALDNGVLITELRAGSGAKPTSSSRVQVRYRGTLADGSVFDESSSPQWFRLDSLIAGWRSALLQMPKGAHWRLVVPSAQAYGEEGAGDLIPPHAPLVFDLELLDVTN